The Antennarius striatus isolate MH-2024 chromosome 11, ASM4005453v1, whole genome shotgun sequence genome window below encodes:
- the LOC137603515 gene encoding delta-1-pyrroline-5-carboxylate synthase-like has translation MFTRLVSCSRLPCRIQERNVCPLSIRAFSQANFSLPRPHGKSFAHRSELKHAKRIVVKLGSAVVTRDECGLALGRLASIVEQVAMLQNEGREMMIVTSGAVAFGKQRLRHEILLSQSVRQALHSGQNQLKDMSLPVLEARACAAAGQSGLMALYEAMFTQYSTCTAQILVTNLDFHDEQKRLNLSSTLHELLRMNIVPIINTNDAVVAPPVPSSDLQGVDVISIKDNDSLAARLAVEMRADLLIALSDVEGLYNSPPGTDNAKLIDILYPGDQQLITYGTKSRVGLGGMESKVQAALWALQGGTSVVIANGTHPKVTGHVITDIVEGKKLGTFFSEVKPSGPTVEQQTEMARHAGRALASLHPEQREEIICCLAELLTEKKDEILSANKKDMELAKASGRFSQPLINRLSLSTAKLNSLAIGLRQLAVSSRDSVGRVLRRTRVANNLELEQITVPIGVLLVIFESRPDCLPQVSALAIASGNALLLKGGKEASHTNRILHQLTQEALSIHGVTDAVQLVSTREEVEDLCRLDKMIDLIIPRGSSQLVRDIQRAAKGIPVLGHSEGVCHVYIDSDASIDKAINVVRDSKCDYPAACNAMETLLIHRDLLRTPIFDQIIDMLRAEHVKIHAGPRFASYLTFSPSEVMSLRTEYGDLECCIEVVDSMLDAVDHIHKYGSSHTDVIVTENEKTAEHFLQQVDSACVFWNSSSRFADGYRFGLGAEVGISTARIHARGPVGLEGLLTTKWVLRGEGHTVSDFSEQGSMKYLHENIPVPQGGFS, from the exons ATGTTTACCAGACTGGTGTCCTGCTCTCGCCTACCATGTAGGATCCAGGAGAGAAATGTCTGCCCACTCTCCATCAGAGCATTTTCCCAGGCTAATT TCTCACTCCCTCGGCCCCATGGGAAGTCTTTTGCCCACCGCAGTGAATTAAAGCATGCTAAGCGCATTGTAGTGAAGCTGGGAAGTGCTGTGGTGACACGGGATGAGTGTGGTCTGGCACTGGGACGACTGGCCTCAATAGTAGAGCAG GTGGCCATGCTGCAGAATGAAGGTAGGGAGATGATGATTGTCACCAGTGGTGCTGTGGCGTTTGGAAAGCAGCGACTGAGGCACGAGATTCTTCTCTCTCAGAGTGTCCGACAAGCCTTGCATTCTGGACAGAACCAACTGAAAGACATG TCACTTCCAGTTTTGGAAGCAAGGGCGTGTGCAGCTGCTGGACAGAGCGGTCTGATGGCGTTGTATGAAGCAATGTTCACCCAGTACAGCACCTGCACTGCACAA ATTCTGGTCACCAACCTGGATTTTCATGACGAGCAGAAGCGCCTCAACCTGAGCAGTACACTCCATGAACTGCTGCGTATGAACATTGTTCCTATCATCAACACCAACGATGCTGTTGTGGCGCCACCTGTTCCCAGCAGCGACCTGCAGGGAGTTGAT GTGATCAGCATCAAAGATAATGACAGCTTAGCTGCACGGCTGGCTGTTGAAATGAGAGCAGATCTTCTCATTGCCCTGTCGGATGTGGAAG GTTTATACAACAGCCCCCCGGGAACAGATAATGCCAAGCTCATTGATATATTGTATCCCGGAGACCAGCAGTTGATCACATACGGCACCAAGTCAAGAGTCGGCCTTGGTGGAATGGAATCCAAG GTGCAAGCAGCTCTTTGGGCGCTGCAAGGCGGCACGTCTGTTGTCATCGCCAACGGGACACATCCCAAAGTCACAGGCCACGTTATTACAGACATTGTTGAGGGGAAGAAACTTGGCACCTTCTTTTCTGAAGTGAAACCTTCAG GTCCCACTGTGGAGCAGCAGACAGAGATGGCTCGGCACGCGGGCAGGGCTCTGGCCTCGCTGCACCCTGAACAG aGAGAGGAGATCATCTGCTGTCTTGCTGAGCTGCTTACAGAGAAGAAAGATGAGATTCTCAGCGCCAACAAAAAGGACATGGAATTAGCAAAAGCGTCAG GTCGTTTTTCACAGCCTCTAATCAACCGATTGAGTTTGTCAACTGCTAAGCTGAACAGCCTCGCTATTGGCCTCCGGCAGCTCGCAGTGTCCTCCAGGGACAGCGTGGGGCGGGTGCTGAGGAGGACCAGGGTGGCCAACAACCTAGAGCTGGAACAGATTACTGTCCCCATCGGGGTCCTGCTGGTTATCTTTGAGTCGCGTCCCGATTGTCTCCCACAG GTGTCGGCCCTGGCTATTGCCAGTGGAAATGCCTTGCTCCTGAAAGGTGGTAAAGAAGCTTCGCACACCAATAGAATTCTGCATCAACTCACTCAGGAAGCTCTTTCTATTCATGGAGTGACAGATGCCGTTCAGCTG GTGAGCACACGTGAAGAAGTTGAAGATCTGTGCAGACTAGACAAAATGATCGACCTGATCATTCCAAGGGGCTCATCTCAGCTCGTCCGGGATATCCAAAGGGCAGCCAAGGGTATTCCTGTTCTGGGCCACAGCGAGGGCGTGTGTCACGTCTACATAGACAGCGACGCCAGCATAGACAAAGCTATTAACGTCG TCAGAGATTCCAAGTGTGACTACCCTGCAGCCTGCAATGCCATGGAGACCCTCCTTATTCACAGAGATCTGCTGCGAACTCCTATATTTGACCAGATCATTGATATGTTGAGAGCGGAACAT GTGAAGATCCACGCGGGCCCTCGGTTTGCATCCTATTTGACTTTCAGCCCGTCTGAAGTGATGTCTCTGAGGACTGAGTATGGCGACCTGGAGTGCTGCATTGAGGTGGTAGACAGCATGCTGGATGCTGTGGACCACATCCACAAATATGGCAGCTCCCACACTGATGTCATtgtcacagaaaatgaaaagactgCTGAACACTTCCTGCAGCAGGTGGACAGCGCTTGTGTATTCTGGAACTCCAGCTCTCGCTTTGCAGATGGATACCGCTTTGGCCTAG GAGCTGAGGTTGGTATCAGCACAGCACGGATACATGCCAGAGGTCCAGTTGGTTTGGAGGGGCTTCTGACCACCAAATGGGTCCTCCGTGGGGAAGGGCACACTGTATCTGACTTCTCTGAACAAGGCAGTATGAAGTACCTTCATGAAAACATCCCTGTCCCCCAGGGGGGCTTCAGTTAG
- the LOC137604119 gene encoding E3 ubiquitin-protein ligase TRIM39-like — MSRKTKALDATTTADAGRAMGTAEETLKCPVCQDFFTDPVTLPCGHDFCLTCIQAVWETDGPNEGPLFCPECQAHALLHQQRSALREHTLVDVTEDPLSLKCREHREERKLFCMEDRVPVCCLCVLKSAADFRERLSDKYSRIRFVLDGDERLMMQIIDAEETYMTEWLEAQRGIVEDQIKEIDKLRASSRSLLQETNDLQFLQQITTQNRCDPLDLKPIQKVDKDLCDKEKLRTVEKLVDDLSVALSQHFPRMWSYLSSPVLDSNTAHPKVEISQDRKQVYWRQQPVSEALNQQPYDSQYSVMTQESFTTGQHYWEVIVQDKPYWLIGVTTGPIDKKDGPSPNSSRLCVNNTSWCIYYGDGQYLVCHDTQEKQLSVGKRCTEPLYLILNPCIDVNGLNRQPLTILWIKDP, encoded by the exons ATGAGCAGGAAGACCAAGGCACTGGACGCTACGACCACAGCAGATGCAGGCAGAGCTATGGGGACGGCTGAGGAAACTTTGAAGTGTCCCGTCTGCCAGGACTTCTTCACAGACCCAGTTACGCTGCCTTGTGGACATGACTTCTGCCTCACCTGTATCCAGGCCGTGTGGGAAACAGATGGACCCAATGAGGGTCCTTTATTCTGTCCAGAGTGTCAG GCTCATGCCCTGCTGCACCAACAGAGGTCAGCTCTGAGGGAGCACACGCTGGTGGACGTAACGGAGGACCCACTGTCTCTGAAGTGCAGGGAGCATCGGGAAGAGCGCAAGCTCTTCTGTATGGAGGACAGAGTTCCtgtgtgctgtttgtgtgtcctg AAATCTGCTGCAGATTTCAGAGAGAGACTCTCAGACAAGTACAGCAGGATCCGTTTTGTGTTGGATGGTGATGAGCGACTGATGATGCAGATCATAGATGCAGAGGAGACTTACATGACGGAGTGGTTGGAGGCCCAGAGGGGCATCGTGGAGGATCAAATTAAAGAGATCGACAAGCTCAGGGCATCCAGCAGATCTCTCCTCCAAGAGACAAATGATCTGCAGTTCCTACAG CAAATCACAACGCAGAATCGTTG TGACCCTCTGGATTTGAAACCGATCCAGAAAGTCGACAAAGACCTGTGTGACAAGGAGAAGCTGAGGACTGTTGAGAAGCTGGTGGATGACCTCTCAGTGGCTCTGTCCCAACACTTTCCCCGAATGTGGTCAT ATCTAAGTTCTCCAGTTCTGGACTCCAACACAGCTCATCCAAAAGTGGAAATATCTCAGGACAGGAAACAGGTGTACTGGAGACAGCAGCCTGTCAGTGAAGCTCTGAACCAGCAGCCGTATGACTCCCAGTACAGCGTGATGACACAGGAGAGCTTCACCACAGGCCAGCACTACTGGGAGGTGATTGTCCAGGACAAACCTTACTGGCTAATAGGTGTGACTACCGGACCCATTGATAAAAAAGACGGTCCAAGTCCAAATTCCTCCAGGCTGTGTGTGAACAACACATCCTGGTGCATCTACTACGGAGATGGCCAGTACCTGGTGTGTCATGATACCCAAGAGAAGCAGCTGTCAGTGGGGAAGAGA TGCACGGAGCCTCTCTACCTCATCTTAAACCCATGCATTGATGTGAATGGGCTGAACAGGCAGCCTCTCACTATACTTTGGATCAAGGATCCCTGA